ATAAATTAAATAAAAGTGAGAAAAACACTTGATTTATATTAGAATTAGCGGTATGATACAGAAAAGATTTGAAGCATCATTTGTTTTTAATAATACACATGGCGTTTTAATGATATAACAAATTGGAGGAGAACCCAAATGAGAAAATTTTTTAAAAAAGCAGCAATGATGGGAGCGGCGCTTTTATCGTTATCAACATTTAGTCCGTTTTTTACTACGGCAGTGAGCGCACAAGCAAAACAAGTCTTAAACCTAGTCACAACGTCTGAACCACCGACTATCGATCCGGCTTTAGCATCTGATAGTTCATCCGGTGCAATTATTAAAAATGTTTTTGAAGGTTTAACTACATTAAAAGACAATAAAGCTGTACCTGGTGTTGCCGAATCATGGGATGTTAGTGAAGATGGATTAGTTTACACATTCAAATTACGTGATTCAAAATGGTCCAATGGCGAGCCAGTGACAGCTGGAGACTTTGAATACGCTTGGAAACGTGTATTAAACCCAGAAACAGCTTCTGAATACTCAAGCCTATTATACATTATTGAAGGGGCACAAGCATACAATACAGGTAAAGGCAAAGTAGAAGAAGTAGGGGTTAAAGCAATCGATGACAAAACATTAGAAGTAAAATTAACTGCACCGGTTGCCTATTTCTTAGAATTAATTGCGCACTATACATTTATGCCAGTACACCAAAAAACGGTTAAAGGCGATGAAAACTGGGCAATGGAAGCAGGAGACGGTTATGTCGTAAATGGACCATTTGTATTGTCTGAGTGGAATCACTCAAGTGATTATGTCTTATCCAAAAACCCTAATTATTGGGATGCTAAAAATGTATCGTTAGAAACAGTGAATGTACAAATGGTGGAATCTGAAGCAACAGCGAATGCGATGTTCCAAAATGGTGACATTGATTACTTAGGTTCACCGTATCAAACCGTATCATTAGATGCGATTGACTCTTATAAAGCGGATGGACGCTTAAATGTAGCGGATTACGCAGCCATTTACTGGTATAAGATAAATACAACCGATAAAGTATTAGGAAATGCGAATATCCGTAAAGCCTTAGCGCTTGCGATTGACCGTAAAGGTTTAGTGACGAACATCACCAAAGGTGAGCAACAACCAGCGCTAGGATATGTACCATCAACGATTGCCGGGTTTGAAAAAGACCGTGGTTACTTTAAAGATGCTGATTTTGAAAAAGCTAAAGAATACTTAGCTAAAGGATTAAAAGAACTCGGTATGAAAGATGCAAGCGAGTTGACTGTAAGTATTTCAATTAACACCTCTGAAGCGCACTCAGCGATTGCGCAATATATCCAAGAGGGTTGGGCGAAAAACTTAGGAATCAATGTTAATATCGATAACTCTGAATGGCAAGTATACCTAGATAAAATTAATGTGAAAGATTATCAAATTGGACGTCTAGGTTGGATTGCTGACTACAACGATGCGTCATCATTTTTAGGTATGTATGATTCAGCAGACAATGGTAACAATGATACTGGTTGGAGTAACGAAGAATATGCGAAATTAATCAAAAATGCTGAATCAGAAACAGATGCAGCAAAACGTACGGAATTGTTAAAACAAGCCGAAGCGTTGATTATCGACGAAATGCCAGTGATTCCACTTTACTACTATACAAACTTATCAGTGAAAAAAGATAACATTAAAAATATGGGAGCAGATGGTTTAGGTAATGTGCCATTAAAATCAGTTGTTGTTGAATAATTGTACGCAGCACTTGAGAAAAGATTGAATACAGCGAAAAAAGCATAGAGCGATGGGGTGGGCACAAAGCAAAAGCTTTGATTCCACTCCCATTTCGTTGGTTTATTAATGCTTGTGCAAGTATGACTGCGGGCAAACACTTTCCTGTGACGTGCGGGAAACAATTTTGAACAATGACTTTCGACCATTATAGGAAAGTCTTTGCCTATATAAGTGTGCGGCAGGATGACTGCCCAAGGATTTAGTTTAAGGAGGAAAAAATTATGAGAAAGTATATCTTAAAACGATTGCTTTATATTGCGATAGCTTTATTTTTCATTATTACATTAACGTTTATCTTGATGCGGATTGCACCAGGAAATCCATTTGCCAGTGAGCGCGCCTTGCCACCAGCGATTGAAAAACAATTGAATGAAACATATGGATTGGAAAACCCATGGTATGTACAATATAAAGACTATTTATTGAATATCCTAAAATTTGATTTTGGTGAGTCGATGAAATACAAAGGGCGCTCAACCAATGATATGATTTTTAAATCGTTTCCGATTTCATTAGCGCTTGGGGCGCAATCGCTCTTTTTAGCGGTCGGACTCGGTGTTTTATTGGGCGTAATCTCGGCAATGTATCATAACAAGTTAGGAGATTATCTTTCAACGATTATTGCAGTTTTAGGGATTTCAGTGCCGTCATTTATTTTAGCGGGGCTGATGCAATACTTTTTAGGGTTGAAGCTTAACTGGTTCCCGATTAGTGGGTGGAAAGGTTTTGCATATACTATTATGCCGTCCTTTGCGATTGCGCTGGGGTATATGGGGAATGTGGCTAAGATGATGCGCTCGAGTATGTTAGAACAAAATACGTCCGAATACGTGAAGTTGGCCCGTGCCAAAGGATTGACGAAGTGGACGATTGTCTTTAAGCATTCACTACGTAATGCGTTATTGCCAGTTATCACTTACTTAGGCCCGTTAACTGCGGGTGTGATTACCGGCAGTTTTATTGTAGAAAATATTTTTGCGATTCCCGGCTTAGGGAAACATTTTGTCACGAGTATTAATAACCGCGATTATACAATGATTATGGGAACTACGGTGTTCTATGCTATTTTATTATTATTTGCAGTACTCATTGTTGATATTATTTATGTACTCGTTGACCCACGTATCAAATTGGAAGGAGCTGAATAATCGATGGCTGAAGAAGTAATGATTCAAGCTTCAGAGTTTGAGATTGTCGGTATTCGAGAAAATCAAACCGATGTATTAAGTGATAAGACGGTTTCGTTTTGGGGGGAGGTGCTCCATACGTTTCGCCGTAATAAGTTAGCGATTTTTGGGCTTATCGTGTTAGCGATTGTTACCTTAATGGCTATCTTCGTACCAATGGTGTCGCCTTTTAGTTTTAGCGAGCAAACGAATAGTTACAATGCCGCACCGAATGCGACCAATTGGTTTGGAACAGATAACTTAGGTCGTGATATTTTTGTTCGTGTCTGGGTAGGTGCACGAATCTCACTCTTTATCGGGTTAGCAGCAGCCTTGATTGACTTAGTAATTGGCGTGTTATGGGGCAGTATCGCCGGCGTGGTCGGTGGACGTGTTGATAATGTGATGATGCGGATTGCTGATATATTAACAGCTATTCCTTACTTATTAATTGTGATTTTATTATTAGTCGTCTTGGATAAAGGCTTATTGCCGATGATTATCGCCCTATCAATTACCGGTTGGGTGCGTATGGCACGTATCGTGCGAGGGGAAGTCTTATCGATTAAAAATCAAGAATATGTCCTTGCGGCACGTACGTTAGGTGCTAATATCTGGCACTTAATCTTAAAACACTTAATCCCGAATGCGATGGGTGCCATTATCGTGACGATGACCTTATCAATTCCGTCAGCAATCTTTACCGAGTCTTTCTTAAGTTACTTAGGACTGGGTGTCACACCGCCGATGGCGAGTTGGGGAACGATGGCATCGGAAGGTAATGAAGCGATTATGACTGCACCTTGGCGCTTAATTTTCCCGGCATTATTGATTTCGATTACTATTTTTGCGTTTAACGCAGTGGGTGACGGATTGCGTGATGCCCTCGACCCTAAATTGAGAAAGTAGAGGTGGCAGGAGATGACACAGCCATTAGTAGAAGTAAAAGATTTACGTATTAGTTTTAAAACCTTTGCCGGTCGTGTACAAGCGGTGCGTGGTGTTAACTTTTCATTAGCAGAAGGTGAAACCTTGGCAATCGTAGGTGAGTCTGGCTCGGGAAAATCAGTTGCCTGTAATGCGTTGATGCGCCTGATACCACAACCACCAGGGCAATATGACAGTGGGCAAATCTTATTTAAAGGGCAAGATTTACTGCAGTTAAGTGAGAAAGAAATGACGAATATCCGCGGCAATAATATTGCGATGATTTTCCAAGACCCGATGACGGCATTGAATCCGACGATGAAAGTCGGTAAACAAATTGCCGAAGTTATCTTGCGCCACAAAAAAGCCGTATCCAAAGAAGCAGCGAAACAACGAGCGATTGAATTATTATCTGAAGTGGGGATACCCTTCGCCGAGCGTCGTTATGAGCAATATCCGCATGAGTTTTCAGGTGGAATGCGCCAACGGGTGGTGATTGCGATTGCCTTAGCTGCTGAACCGCAATTATTAA
The genomic region above belongs to Aerococcaceae bacterium zg-1292 and contains:
- a CDS encoding peptide ABC transporter substrate-binding protein, which translates into the protein MRKFFKKAAMMGAALLSLSTFSPFFTTAVSAQAKQVLNLVTTSEPPTIDPALASDSSSGAIIKNVFEGLTTLKDNKAVPGVAESWDVSEDGLVYTFKLRDSKWSNGEPVTAGDFEYAWKRVLNPETASEYSSLLYIIEGAQAYNTGKGKVEEVGVKAIDDKTLEVKLTAPVAYFLELIAHYTFMPVHQKTVKGDENWAMEAGDGYVVNGPFVLSEWNHSSDYVLSKNPNYWDAKNVSLETVNVQMVESEATANAMFQNGDIDYLGSPYQTVSLDAIDSYKADGRLNVADYAAIYWYKINTTDKVLGNANIRKALALAIDRKGLVTNITKGEQQPALGYVPSTIAGFEKDRGYFKDADFEKAKEYLAKGLKELGMKDASELTVSISINTSEAHSAIAQYIQEGWAKNLGINVNIDNSEWQVYLDKINVKDYQIGRLGWIADYNDASSFLGMYDSADNGNNDTGWSNEEYAKLIKNAESETDAAKRTELLKQAEALIIDEMPVIPLYYYTNLSVKKDNIKNMGADGLGNVPLKSVVVE
- a CDS encoding ABC transporter permease, whose amino-acid sequence is MRKYILKRLLYIAIALFFIITLTFILMRIAPGNPFASERALPPAIEKQLNETYGLENPWYVQYKDYLLNILKFDFGESMKYKGRSTNDMIFKSFPISLALGAQSLFLAVGLGVLLGVISAMYHNKLGDYLSTIIAVLGISVPSFILAGLMQYFLGLKLNWFPISGWKGFAYTIMPSFAIALGYMGNVAKMMRSSMLEQNTSEYVKLARAKGLTKWTIVFKHSLRNALLPVITYLGPLTAGVITGSFIVENIFAIPGLGKHFVTSINNRDYTMIMGTTVFYAILLLFAVLIVDIIYVLVDPRIKLEGAE
- a CDS encoding ABC transporter permease, with the protein product MIQASEFEIVGIRENQTDVLSDKTVSFWGEVLHTFRRNKLAIFGLIVLAIVTLMAIFVPMVSPFSFSEQTNSYNAAPNATNWFGTDNLGRDIFVRVWVGARISLFIGLAAALIDLVIGVLWGSIAGVVGGRVDNVMMRIADILTAIPYLLIVILLLVVLDKGLLPMIIALSITGWVRMARIVRGEVLSIKNQEYVLAARTLGANIWHLILKHLIPNAMGAIIVTMTLSIPSAIFTESFLSYLGLGVTPPMASWGTMASEGNEAIMTAPWRLIFPALLISITIFAFNAVGDGLRDALDPKLRK
- a CDS encoding ABC transporter ATP-binding protein — protein: MTQPLVEVKDLRISFKTFAGRVQAVRGVNFSLAEGETLAIVGESGSGKSVACNALMRLIPQPPGQYDSGQILFKGQDLLQLSEKEMTNIRGNNIAMIFQDPMTALNPTMKVGKQIAEVILRHKKAVSKEAAKQRAIELLSEVGIPFAERRYEQYPHEFSGGMRQRVVIAIALAAEPQLLIADEPTTALDVTIQAQILELMKEIQQKNNNSIIFITHDLGVVANIADKVAVMYAGQIVEYGTVNEIFYNPKHPYTWGLLGSMPDLDNDEEEELYTIPGAPPNLINPPIGDAFAPRNRYAMKIDYEKEPPMFKVNDEHYVKSWLMAPGAPQIPVPEVIQNRINRYLQQGGIGID